A single region of the Rhizobium sp. NLR16a genome encodes:
- a CDS encoding DMT family transporter: MTRIQANLLLLFAAAIWGGGFVAQSTAMKAIGPFWFIALRFAVATLAVLPFVLLEARKAEAKTSARHARLYVLTGLALFSGAATQQVGLQTTTVTNSSFITGLYVVFVPLIAVFFLRRAPHWIIWPGALMALAGIYLLSGGHLSALTSGDLLTVVCAVFWAIQITLAGTTVSENGRPLALAATQFAVTTVFGLAIAATVEPISLSAIWSAGPEILYVGIFSSGLAFVLQVIAQRYTTPSQAAIFLSSEALFGASLAALILGESMPATGYTGCALMFIAMLVVEIVPGFARRRLPAV; the protein is encoded by the coding sequence ATGACGCGCATTCAGGCGAATCTCCTCCTGTTGTTTGCCGCCGCCATCTGGGGCGGCGGATTCGTCGCACAATCGACGGCGATGAAGGCGATCGGCCCCTTCTGGTTCATCGCCCTGCGTTTTGCGGTTGCCACATTGGCCGTCTTGCCTTTCGTTCTTCTGGAAGCGCGCAAGGCAGAGGCGAAGACCAGCGCGCGCCATGCCAGGCTCTACGTCCTTACCGGCCTTGCCCTTTTCAGCGGCGCTGCCACCCAGCAGGTCGGCCTGCAGACGACGACGGTAACGAATTCCAGCTTCATCACCGGCCTCTATGTCGTCTTCGTGCCGCTCATTGCCGTGTTCTTCCTGCGCCGTGCCCCGCATTGGATCATCTGGCCGGGCGCGCTGATGGCGCTCGCCGGCATCTATCTCCTATCCGGCGGTCATCTTTCGGCGCTCACCTCAGGCGATCTCCTGACCGTGGTCTGCGCCGTCTTCTGGGCGATCCAGATCACCCTTGCCGGCACGACCGTCTCCGAGAACGGAAGGCCACTCGCGCTGGCGGCCACGCAATTTGCCGTTACCACTGTCTTCGGGCTGGCCATTGCCGCAACGGTCGAACCGATCAGCCTTTCCGCGATTTGGTCCGCAGGACCCGAGATCCTTTATGTCGGCATCTTCTCGTCCGGTCTGGCCTTCGTGCTGCAGGTAATCGCGCAGCGCTACACGACGCCGTCGCAGGCGGCGATCTTCCTTTCGTCCGAAGCGCTCTTCGGTGCATCGCTCGCAGCCCTGATTCTCGGTGAGTCGATGCCGGCGACAGGATATACAGGTTGTGCGCTAATGTTTATCGCTATGCTTGTAGTCGAGATCGTCCCCGGATTTGCTCGCCGCCGCTTGCCAGCCGTCTGA
- a CDS encoding DUF3052 domain-containing protein codes for MQHEKQRPASDMAAPGTASYSGTPLARKLGLAHGQAAALLDVPETIEDIVGFAGFASVVRVLPETLLRAFDYVHLFVTERMVLEAAAPTLLRVLKPDGMIWISWPKKSSRVPTDITEDVLREILLPTGLVDIKVCAVDGTWSGLKFVIRKELRSAL; via the coding sequence ATGCAACACGAAAAACAGCGGCCGGCGAGCGACATGGCTGCACCCGGAACGGCAAGCTATTCCGGTACGCCGCTTGCCAGGAAGCTCGGGCTTGCGCATGGGCAGGCTGCCGCTCTTCTCGATGTTCCCGAAACGATCGAAGACATCGTTGGTTTCGCCGGTTTTGCTTCGGTCGTCCGCGTGCTTCCCGAGACGCTTTTGCGGGCGTTTGACTATGTGCATCTATTTGTCACTGAGCGCATGGTGCTGGAAGCGGCGGCGCCAACGCTTTTGCGGGTCCTAAAGCCCGACGGCATGATCTGGATCTCCTGGCCGAAGAAGAGTTCACGCGTGCCGACCGATATCACCGAAGACGTGCTGCGGGAGATCCTGCTGCCAACTGGCCTGGTCGACATCAAGGTCTGCGCTGTCGACGGGACCTGGTCGGGGCTGAAATTCGTCATTCGCAAGGAATTGCGCAGCGCGCTGTGA
- a CDS encoding type II toxin-antitoxin system prevent-host-death family antitoxin: MKTVSIRDAKNRLTELAREVEAGETIVVTRNGRPVFDLVPHQKRGGLNLEAGQAYLRARGITNPVPFIADDFDDPLPEDFLLRPLPES; the protein is encoded by the coding sequence ATGAAGACCGTTTCGATCCGTGACGCGAAGAACCGCCTGACCGAGCTTGCCCGCGAGGTCGAGGCAGGCGAGACCATTGTCGTCACGCGGAACGGCCGACCGGTGTTCGACCTGGTGCCGCATCAGAAACGCGGCGGTTTGAATCTGGAGGCCGGTCAGGCCTATCTTCGTGCTCGGGGTATTACCAATCCGGTGCCGTTCATCGCGGATGATTTTGACGATCCGCTGCCGGAGGATTTCCTCCTGAGGCCTTTGCCGGAGTCATGA
- a CDS encoding marine proteobacterial sortase target protein yields the protein MFLEDEFAIGRMRMRRISISCLVAVTAFVACIAAMLGLASAARAETRQASGQLAALLRPNDVNSGSLLFPSKEPGFYVEAPRLKTDVAIAVSGPIARVKVTQRFQNPSQGWVEGTYVFPLPDNSAVDALKMQIGERFIEGQIKPRQEAREIYEQAKAEGKKTALLEQQRPNIFTNQVANIGPGEEIVVQIEYQQTVHQSGGEFSLRFPMVVAPRYNPAPIVQTVEFNNGAGFATPRDPVENREKIETPVLDPRENAKINPISLTVNLKASFPLSGVKSSFHDVDIREDGDQARTISLKGDAVPADKDFELTWKAAPGKTPGAGLFREAIDGKTYLLAFVTPPTAPDAAAPAKREVVFVIDNSGSMSGQSIEQARQSLALAISRLNPDDRFNVIRFDDTMTDYFNGLVAATPDNREKAIAYVRSLNADGGTEMLPALEDALRNQGPVATGALRQVVFLTDGAIGNEKQLFQEITANHGDARVFTVGIGSAPNTYFMTKAAEVGRGTFTQIGSTDQVASRMSELFAKLQNPAMTDIAATFEGIEAEDITPNPMPDLYSGEPVVLTAELPQEKPTGKLQIVGKTGNQPWRVEMDIANAADGNGISKLWARRKIDDFEARAYERQDPAALDKDIETVALAHHLVSRVTSLVAVDVTPSRPATEPLGSTKLPLNLPEGWDFGKVFGENAVPSGGAERHGAATPVGRAEPQRTAAATQDLAASPEIANLMAAAPTAKAAMLIAQKSSTVNLPQTATRADEQIMRGLTMLLLALAAASGLAIWRRRLKGLVTAGAKRDGF from the coding sequence ATGTTTCTGGAAGATGAGTTCGCCATTGGGCGCATGCGCATGCGCCGGATCTCCATTTCATGTCTTGTCGCCGTCACCGCCTTTGTCGCCTGCATCGCTGCGATGCTGGGGCTTGCCTCTGCCGCCCGCGCCGAGACGCGGCAGGCATCCGGCCAGCTCGCGGCCCTTCTACGGCCGAACGACGTCAATAGCGGCTCGCTGCTCTTCCCGTCGAAGGAACCGGGCTTTTATGTCGAAGCGCCGCGGCTGAAGACCGACGTCGCAATCGCTGTTTCCGGCCCGATCGCCAGGGTGAAGGTGACCCAGCGTTTCCAGAACCCGAGCCAGGGCTGGGTCGAGGGCACCTACGTCTTCCCGCTGCCGGACAATTCCGCCGTCGATGCGCTGAAGATGCAGATCGGCGAACGCTTCATCGAAGGCCAGATCAAGCCGCGCCAGGAAGCCCGCGAGATCTACGAGCAGGCCAAGGCTGAGGGCAAGAAGACAGCGCTGCTCGAACAGCAACGGCCGAACATCTTCACCAACCAGGTCGCCAATATCGGTCCCGGCGAAGAGATCGTCGTGCAGATCGAATATCAGCAGACGGTCCACCAGTCCGGCGGCGAATTCTCGCTGCGTTTCCCAATGGTCGTCGCGCCGCGCTACAATCCGGCGCCGATCGTCCAGACCGTCGAGTTCAACAACGGTGCCGGCTTCGCAACACCGAGAGACCCGGTGGAAAATCGCGAGAAGATCGAAACCCCGGTGCTCGATCCGCGCGAGAATGCCAAAATCAATCCGATCTCGTTGACAGTCAATCTCAAGGCTAGCTTCCCGCTCAGTGGAGTGAAGTCGTCCTTCCACGACGTCGATATCCGGGAGGACGGCGACCAGGCGAGAACGATCAGCCTGAAAGGAGACGCGGTTCCTGCCGACAAAGATTTCGAGCTCACCTGGAAAGCCGCTCCGGGCAAGACGCCAGGCGCCGGCCTCTTCCGCGAAGCGATTGATGGCAAGACCTATCTGCTTGCCTTCGTCACCCCGCCCACCGCGCCGGATGCGGCAGCGCCGGCAAAACGCGAAGTGGTCTTCGTCATCGACAATTCCGGCTCCATGTCCGGCCAGTCGATCGAGCAGGCAAGACAAAGCTTGGCGCTTGCCATCTCCAGATTGAACCCGGACGACCGCTTCAACGTCATCCGTTTCGACGATACGATGACCGACTATTTCAACGGCCTCGTCGCCGCTACTCCCGATAACCGCGAAAAGGCCATCGCTTACGTCCGGAGCCTGAACGCCGATGGCGGCACGGAAATGCTGCCGGCGCTCGAGGATGCACTTCGCAACCAAGGCCCCGTCGCAACCGGCGCTCTGCGCCAGGTCGTCTTCCTGACGGATGGCGCGATCGGCAACGAAAAACAGCTCTTCCAGGAAATCACCGCAAACCACGGCGATGCCCGCGTATTCACCGTCGGCATCGGCTCGGCGCCGAACACTTATTTCATGACCAAAGCCGCCGAGGTCGGCCGCGGCACCTTCACCCAGATTGGCTCGACCGACCAGGTGGCAAGCCGCATGAGCGAACTCTTCGCCAAGCTGCAGAACCCCGCAATGACCGATATCGCCGCAACCTTCGAAGGCATCGAAGCCGAGGATATCACGCCGAACCCGATGCCCGACCTCTATAGCGGCGAGCCCGTCGTTCTGACTGCGGAATTGCCGCAGGAAAAGCCTACCGGCAAGCTGCAGATCGTCGGCAAGACAGGCAACCAGCCCTGGCGCGTCGAGATGGATATCGCCAATGCCGCAGACGGCAACGGCATTTCCAAGCTCTGGGCGCGACGCAAGATCGACGATTTCGAGGCCCGTGCCTATGAGCGCCAGGACCCCGCGGCACTCGACAAGGACATCGAGACGGTGGCGCTCGCCCACCACCTCGTCTCGCGCGTCACCAGTCTGGTCGCCGTCGACGTCACGCCGTCGCGGCCGGCAACCGAACCGCTCGGCTCGACGAAGCTGCCGCTCAACCTCCCCGAAGGTTGGGACTTCGGAAAGGTCTTCGGCGAAAATGCTGTCCCTTCTGGCGGCGCCGAACGCCATGGCGCGGCCACGCCGGTTGGAAGAGCCGAACCGCAACGGACCGCAGCCGCAACCCAGGATCTCGCCGCATCGCCCGAGATCGCCAACTTGATGGCCGCGGCGCCGACGGCGAAAGCCGCCATGCTGATCGCGCAGAAGAGCTCAACCGTGAACTTGCCGCAGACGGCGACGCGCGCCGACGAGCAGATCATGCGCGGGCTCACCATGCTGCTGCTGGCGCTGGCGGCGGCGAGCGGGCTCGCCATCTGGCGCCGCCGCCTCAAGGGTCTCGTCACTGCCGGAGCCAAGCGCGATGGCTTCTAG
- a CDS encoding oxidoreductase, with protein sequence MSKVWLITGSSRGLGRALAEAVLAAGDNLVATARDPAQLAVLSELYRSQVLTLALDVTDEQAAAAAVEAGVKRFGRIDVLVNNAGYGNVGPIEDTSLADFRAQIETNLFGTVIMTKAVIALMREQGAGHIIQFSSVGGRIGPAGRGAYSAAKFAVEGFSEVLSKEIAPFGIRVTVIEPGGFRTDFAGASTVLAEGRANYAETVGATVRFQREYDGRQPGDPAKAAAVVIHISGLEQPPFRLLLGSDAVRNVEKADAARIEADREWRAVSVSTDFDPDAEAGLMPWEKKTA encoded by the coding sequence ATGTCGAAGGTGTGGTTGATTACAGGCAGTTCGCGTGGTCTCGGTCGGGCGCTGGCGGAGGCGGTTCTGGCAGCCGGCGACAATCTGGTGGCGACGGCGCGCGATCCCGCTCAGCTTGCCGTTCTTTCCGAACTGTACCGCAGTCAGGTGCTGACGCTGGCGCTTGACGTGACCGACGAGCAGGCGGCAGCTGCCGCGGTGGAAGCTGGCGTGAAGCGGTTCGGCCGTATCGACGTGCTTGTCAACAATGCCGGCTACGGCAATGTCGGCCCGATCGAGGATACCAGCCTTGCCGATTTCCGGGCCCAGATCGAGACCAACCTGTTCGGCACTGTTATCATGACCAAGGCGGTGATCGCCCTGATGCGCGAACAGGGTGCGGGCCATATCATCCAGTTCTCATCCGTTGGTGGCCGTATCGGACCGGCTGGACGCGGCGCCTATTCGGCAGCCAAATTCGCCGTCGAGGGCTTTTCGGAGGTGTTGTCGAAAGAGATCGCGCCATTCGGCATCAGGGTGACGGTGATCGAGCCGGGCGGCTTCAGAACGGATTTTGCCGGTGCCTCGACGGTGCTGGCCGAGGGGCGAGCGAACTATGCGGAAACGGTCGGCGCCACAGTGCGCTTCCAGCGTGAATATGACGGCCGTCAACCTGGCGATCCTGCCAAGGCGGCTGCGGTCGTCATCCACATTTCAGGGCTCGAACAACCGCCGTTCCGGTTGCTGCTCGGCAGCGATGCGGTTCGCAATGTCGAGAAAGCGGATGCGGCGCGCATCGAGGCCGATCGAGAATGGCGTGCCGTCAGCGTCTCGACTGATTTTGACCCGGATGCCGAAGCGGGCCTAATGCCTTGGGAAAAGAAGACCGCCTAA
- a CDS encoding cold-shock protein, translating into MAETGTVKFFNTDKGFGFIKPDRGGADIFVHISAVQASGLAGLTENQKVSFDTEPDRRGKGPKAVNLQIAG; encoded by the coding sequence ATGGCCGAGACTGGCACTGTAAAATTCTTCAATACCGACAAGGGCTTCGGCTTCATCAAGCCGGACCGGGGCGGCGCCGATATCTTCGTTCACATTTCTGCCGTACAGGCCTCCGGGCTGGCCGGTTTGACGGAAAACCAGAAGGTAAGCTTCGACACGGAGCCGGATCGCCGCGGCAAGGGGCCCAAGGCTGTCAATCTGCAGATTGCCGGCTGA
- a CDS encoding type II toxin-antitoxin system VapC family toxin, with product MRLLLDTHIVLAILRKDAGARFPEIASLLGDSKTVGFVSVASLWETAIKARLGKLDPGMPLEDIAGSLEEIGLILLGIEIQHVITAADPEPETRDPFDRLLLAQCKVEGLQLATVDRLLVDHPLALRL from the coding sequence ATGAGACTTCTTCTTGATACTCACATCGTTCTCGCGATCCTGAGGAAGGATGCTGGCGCGCGATTTCCGGAGATCGCGTCGCTGCTCGGCGACAGCAAAACCGTGGGCTTCGTCAGCGTCGCGAGCCTTTGGGAAACGGCGATCAAGGCTCGTCTGGGAAAGTTGGATCCCGGCATGCCGCTCGAAGACATTGCCGGTTCTCTTGAGGAAATAGGGCTGATCCTGCTGGGGATCGAAATTCAGCATGTGATTACTGCCGCCGACCCCGAGCCGGAGACGCGTGATCCCTTTGATCGGCTGCTGCTGGCGCAGTGCAAGGTCGAAGGCTTGCAGCTTGCCACCGTCGACCGGCTGCTCGTCGATCATCCTTTGGCGCTGCGGCTTTAG
- a CDS encoding PQQ-dependent sugar dehydrogenase, whose product MTRISAFHFAATLILFGATSANAADTVNTQGPTVRVEKLADGLEHPWAVEVLPDGAYLVTERPGRIRIIRNGKLSEPIGNVPKVNARGQGGLMDVALATDFVASRKLYFTAAIANKQGSGTEAFSATLSPDEKTLEAVTPIFTMKRFTSGNIQYGARIAIAPDGTLFISVGDRGDRDRSQDWQDDAGSIVHINADGSIPADNPFKDGGKALPEIWSKGHRNPQGISFDAKDGKLYTVEHGARGGDEINRIEARKNYGWPIITYGRDYSGAEIGEGTAKKGLEQPLHYWDPSIAPGALAVYRGAMFPEWDGDFLVAALKFQLLSRMQRDESGAFVAEERLFEGDYGRIRDVIVAPDGALLMVTDEDDGALLRVSRAPASNG is encoded by the coding sequence ATGACAAGAATATCCGCCTTCCATTTCGCCGCGACGCTGATTCTTTTCGGCGCCACTTCGGCCAATGCGGCCGATACCGTCAACACGCAGGGTCCTACGGTTCGCGTCGAAAAACTGGCCGATGGTCTCGAACACCCCTGGGCGGTCGAAGTGTTGCCCGACGGCGCCTATCTCGTCACCGAGCGGCCGGGCCGCATACGTATCATCCGCAATGGCAAGCTTTCCGAGCCGATCGGCAACGTGCCCAAAGTGAATGCCCGCGGCCAGGGCGGTCTTATGGACGTGGCGCTTGCCACGGACTTTGTCGCGAGCAGAAAACTCTATTTCACCGCCGCCATCGCCAACAAGCAGGGCTCCGGCACCGAGGCCTTCAGCGCGACGCTATCTCCTGACGAAAAGACGCTTGAGGCGGTGACGCCGATTTTCACCATGAAGCGCTTCACCTCAGGCAACATCCAATATGGCGCGCGTATCGCGATTGCCCCTGACGGCACGCTGTTCATCAGTGTCGGCGACCGCGGCGACCGCGACCGCTCGCAGGACTGGCAGGACGATGCCGGCTCGATCGTTCACATCAATGCCGACGGCAGCATCCCCGCCGACAATCCGTTCAAGGACGGCGGCAAGGCGCTGCCGGAGATCTGGTCGAAGGGCCACCGGAACCCGCAGGGCATCTCTTTCGATGCCAAGGACGGCAAGCTCTACACCGTCGAGCATGGCGCACGCGGCGGCGACGAGATCAATCGGATCGAAGCCCGCAAGAATTATGGCTGGCCGATCATCACCTACGGCCGTGACTATTCGGGCGCCGAGATCGGCGAAGGCACCGCCAAAAAAGGGCTGGAGCAGCCGCTGCACTATTGGGATCCTTCGATCGCGCCCGGCGCGCTCGCTGTCTATCGCGGCGCCATGTTCCCGGAATGGGACGGCGACTTCCTCGTCGCGGCACTGAAATTCCAGCTGCTCTCGCGCATGCAGCGCGACGAGAGCGGCGCCTTCGTCGCCGAAGAGCGCTTGTTCGAAGGTGATTACGGCCGCATCCGCGACGTCATCGTGGCGCCCGATGGCGCGCTGCTGATGGTGACGGACGAGGACGACGGCGCGCTGCTCAGGGTCTCGCGCGCTCCGGCCAGCAACGGTTGA
- a CDS encoding pyridoxal phosphate-dependent aminotransferase has protein sequence MAFLADALSRVKPSATIAVSQKARELKAKGRDVIGLGAGEPDFDTPDNIKKAAIDAINRGETKYTPVSGIPELRKAIAAKFKRENGLEYSWEQTIVGTGGKQILFNAFMATLNPGDEVVIPAPYWVSYPEMVALCGGTPVFVSATQEHNFKLQAADLEKAITPKTKWFIFNSPSNPTGAAYTHAELKALTDVLMKHPHVWVLTDDMYEHLTYGDFKFVTPVEVEPSLYDRTLTMNGVSKAYAMTGWRIGYAAGPLHLIKAMDMIQGQQTSGATSIAQWAAVEALNGTQDFIPANKKIFEARRDLVVSMLNQAKGIVCPVPEGAFYVYPSCAGLIGKTAPSGKVIETDEDFVSELLESEGVAVVHGSAFGLGPNFRISYATSEDLLEEACRRIQRFCGACK, from the coding sequence ATGGCCTTCCTTGCCGATGCTCTTTCCCGTGTGAAGCCTTCAGCCACCATCGCCGTTTCCCAGAAAGCGCGCGAGCTGAAAGCGAAAGGACGCGACGTCATCGGCCTCGGCGCGGGCGAGCCGGATTTCGATACGCCCGACAATATCAAGAAGGCCGCCATCGACGCGATCAACCGCGGCGAGACGAAGTACACGCCGGTTTCCGGTATCCCTGAGCTGCGCAAGGCGATCGCCGCCAAGTTCAAGCGCGAGAACGGCCTGGAATATTCCTGGGAGCAGACGATCGTCGGCACCGGCGGCAAGCAGATCCTGTTCAACGCCTTCATGGCGACTCTGAACCCGGGCGATGAGGTCGTCATTCCGGCGCCCTACTGGGTGTCCTATCCGGAGATGGTGGCGCTCTGCGGCGGCACGCCGGTGTTCGTTTCGGCCACCCAGGAGCATAATTTCAAGCTCCAGGCCGCCGATCTCGAAAAGGCGATCACGCCGAAGACCAAGTGGTTCATCTTCAACTCGCCGTCCAACCCGACGGGTGCGGCCTATACGCATGCCGAACTGAAGGCGCTGACCGACGTGCTGATGAAGCATCCGCATGTCTGGGTGCTGACGGACGACATGTACGAGCACCTGACCTATGGCGACTTCAAGTTCGTCACTCCCGTGGAGGTCGAGCCCAGCCTCTACGACCGCACACTGACGATGAACGGCGTCTCCAAGGCCTATGCCATGACCGGCTGGCGTATCGGTTATGCCGCCGGCCCGCTCCATCTCATCAAGGCAATGGACATGATCCAGGGTCAGCAGACCTCGGGTGCGACGTCGATCGCCCAGTGGGCGGCTGTCGAAGCGCTGAACGGCACGCAGGACTTCATCCCGGCGAACAAGAAAATCTTCGAAGCTCGCCGCGACCTCGTCGTGTCCATGCTGAACCAGGCCAAGGGCATCGTCTGCCCGGTGCCGGAAGGCGCCTTCTACGTCTATCCGTCCTGCGCCGGCCTGATCGGCAAGACGGCGCCGTCGGGCAAGGTCATCGAGACGGACGAAGATTTCGTTTCCGAGCTTCTGGAATCGGAAGGCGTCGCCGTCGTTCACGGCTCCGCCTTCGGCCTCGGCCCGAATTTCCGCATCTCCTATGCGACGTCGGAAGATCTGCTCGAGGAAGCCTGCCGCCGCATCCAGCGCTTCTGCGGCGCCTGCAAGTAA
- a CDS encoding class GN sortase — MASSNNQEAAEFEPLPTYLELAMAAATAHDMPKARRRKGFFLWRLSPIEKTIAFAIAGLAFYGLTLIGDGLLLKAKAEISQVLLKRAFAAELSGKETKPWPWADFITEARVRAPRLGKEAIVLSGASGQALAFGPAWLANTPQPGDEGTSVIAAHRDTHFRWLQYIRPGDTIEVTRRDGKLLTFKAGEGRVAPWDASGIDPSSDGRRLVLTTCWPFDATERGPLRYILEAELVDGNAAGSVQPANTKPLLQTD; from the coding sequence ATGGCTTCTAGCAACAATCAGGAAGCGGCCGAATTCGAGCCGCTTCCGACCTATCTGGAACTCGCCATGGCCGCCGCCACGGCCCACGACATGCCGAAGGCACGGAGGAGAAAGGGTTTCTTCCTCTGGCGTCTTTCGCCGATCGAAAAGACGATCGCCTTCGCCATTGCCGGTCTTGCTTTCTACGGCTTGACGCTGATCGGCGACGGCCTCCTGCTGAAGGCGAAGGCAGAAATCTCTCAGGTCCTGCTGAAGCGTGCTTTTGCCGCCGAACTGAGCGGCAAGGAGACGAAACCCTGGCCTTGGGCCGATTTCATCACTGAAGCGAGGGTGCGTGCGCCGCGCCTCGGCAAGGAGGCGATCGTGCTTTCCGGCGCCTCCGGCCAAGCGCTCGCCTTCGGTCCGGCCTGGCTCGCCAATACACCGCAGCCGGGCGACGAAGGCACCTCCGTCATCGCCGCCCATCGCGACACCCATTTCCGCTGGCTGCAATATATAAGGCCGGGCGATACGATCGAAGTTACCCGCCGCGACGGCAAGCTATTGACATTCAAGGCCGGCGAAGGCCGCGTTGCCCCCTGGGACGCGAGCGGCATCGACCCCTCCTCCGATGGCCGCCGCCTTGTACTGACCACCTGCTGGCCTTTCGATGCGACCGAACGCGGGCCGCTGCGCTACATCCTCGAAGCCGAACTGGTCGATGGTAACGCGGCCGGCTCCGTTCAACCGGCAAACACAAAGCCGTTATTACAGACAGACTGA
- a CDS encoding BA14K family protein encodes MNRLAKTLLLTATAAALTLSVIGDASAGDRHWRHHNNNDALVGGAVGLATGLIVGSAIANANNGPVYDEPRYIDPPYEPGYYEPAPVYRAPRRVYVEQPQYVEQPRYYAPVRTSVEPWSPQWERYCSYRYRSFDPRSGTYIGNDGRSHFCTAG; translated from the coding sequence ATGAACAGGCTCGCCAAAACTCTTCTGCTGACGGCAACGGCTGCCGCGCTTACTCTCTCCGTCATCGGCGACGCCTCGGCCGGCGACCGCCACTGGCGCCATCATAACAACAACGACGCCTTGGTCGGCGGCGCTGTCGGCCTCGCCACCGGTCTGATCGTCGGCTCGGCCATCGCCAACGCCAATAACGGCCCTGTTTACGACGAACCCCGCTACATCGACCCGCCTTACGAGCCGGGATATTACGAGCCTGCTCCGGTCTATCGCGCCCCGCGCCGCGTCTATGTCGAGCAGCCGCAGTATGTCGAACAGCCGAGATATTATGCGCCCGTCCGCACCTCGGTGGAGCCCTGGTCACCGCAATGGGAGCGTTACTGCTCCTACCGCTACCGCTCCTTCGATCCGCGCAGCGGCACCTATATCGGCAATGACGGCCGCAGCCATTTCTGCACTGCAGGCTGA
- a CDS encoding ATP-binding protein: MVTMDSLRREDRAPAAGWRWIVRWLRRRLPTGLYARSLLIIIIPMVLLQSVVAAVFMERHWQMVTERLSLAVTRDIAAIIEIVETYPQNSDYSEIIRIARDQLNLQISIEPDGDLPPPRVKPFFSILDGILSDEITDEIHRPFWIDTVGNSNLVEIRIKLENKILRVLAKRSQTYASNTHIFIVWMVGTSLVLIGISILFLRGQIRPILMLARAAESFGKGQKPDNFYPRGADEVRRAGLAFILMRERIERQIEQRTAMLSGVSHDLRTILTRFKLQLALAGDNPDLHGLNDDVNDMQTMLEAYMAFARGEVEEDVGELKLSEIFAKLESDFVLHRKRFSYSIEGDDDISVRPNAFTRLVTNLASNARRYADRLDIEAKHNAKWLTVIFDDDGPGIPEKNREDVFKPFFRLDTARNLDASGTGLGLAIARDIARSHGGNVTLGDSPLGGLRATIRIPA, translated from the coding sequence ATGGTGACAATGGACAGTTTGCGGCGGGAAGACCGCGCTCCGGCGGCGGGCTGGCGCTGGATCGTCCGCTGGCTGCGGCGCCGATTGCCCACCGGACTCTACGCGCGCTCACTGCTGATCATCATCATCCCGATGGTGCTGCTGCAATCCGTCGTGGCCGCCGTCTTCATGGAGCGTCACTGGCAAATGGTGACCGAACGGCTGTCGCTCGCCGTCACCCGCGACATCGCCGCGATTATCGAGATCGTCGAGACCTATCCGCAGAATTCGGACTATAGCGAGATCATCCGCATCGCGCGCGATCAGCTCAACTTGCAGATTTCGATCGAGCCGGACGGCGATCTGCCGCCGCCGCGCGTCAAGCCCTTCTTCTCGATCCTTGACGGCATTCTCAGCGATGAGATCACCGATGAGATTCACCGGCCTTTCTGGATCGACACGGTTGGTAACTCGAATCTCGTCGAAATCCGCATCAAGCTCGAGAACAAGATACTGCGGGTGCTGGCCAAACGCAGTCAGACCTATGCCTCAAACACCCATATCTTCATCGTCTGGATGGTCGGCACGTCGCTGGTGCTGATCGGCATCTCGATCCTCTTCCTGCGCGGACAGATTCGGCCGATCCTGATGCTGGCCCGGGCTGCCGAAAGCTTCGGCAAAGGGCAGAAGCCCGACAATTTCTATCCGCGCGGCGCCGACGAGGTCAGGCGCGCCGGCCTTGCTTTCATTCTGATGCGTGAACGCATCGAACGGCAGATCGAGCAGCGCACGGCGATGCTTTCCGGCGTCAGCCACGATCTGCGCACCATTCTCACCCGCTTCAAGCTGCAACTGGCGCTCGCCGGCGACAATCCCGACCTGCATGGCCTGAACGACGACGTCAATGATATGCAGACGATGCTGGAAGCCTACATGGCCTTCGCCCGCGGCGAGGTCGAAGAGGATGTTGGCGAACTGAAGCTCAGCGAGATCTTCGCCAAGCTGGAATCCGATTTCGTCCTGCATCGTAAAAGGTTCAGCTATTCGATCGAGGGCGACGACGACATTTCCGTCAGACCGAATGCGTTCACGCGTCTCGTCACCAACCTTGCCTCGAACGCGCGCCGTTATGCCGACAGGCTCGACATCGAGGCCAAGCACAATGCCAAGTGGCTGACTGTTATTTTTGACGATGACGGGCCGGGCATTCCGGAAAAGAATCGCGAAGACGTGTTCAAGCCGTTCTTCCGGCTGGACACGGCCCGCAACCTCGATGCATCGGGCACTGGCCTCGGTCTTGCGATCGCCCGTGATATTGCGCGCAGCCATGGGGGCAACGTCACGCTCGGCGACAGTCCACTCGGAGGCTTGAGGGCGACGATCCGCATTCCCGCTTAA